One Planctomycetota bacterium genomic window carries:
- a CDS encoding sigma-54 dependent transcriptional regulator, with protein sequence MPDRTNSNGKHLGRILIVEDNAAERQALQKLLRVLGHEVFSAESPDKALGYVDENVDVVLSDLHMGDVSGLDLLKLWKSRQADTQFILITGQSSVSTAVQAIKNGAYDYITKPIDPDDLELRLARAIEGRRKDTELNQLRERLDHKFGVEKIVGESEPMRRVFERIRRAAAVDSTALVLGESGTGKELVAQALHHNSPRKKGPFVAVNVAAVPASLVESELFGHVRGAFTGATDKRMGRFEQASGGTLFIDEIGDFELSLQAKLLRVLETLTLTPVGGHEDKKVDVRVVAATSRNLRAMVADGTFREDLYYRLNVVSIQLPALRDRPDDVPLLIDAFVKDIARTRDLNVAKASPEVVRFFTSYHWPGNVRELRNTLERMMVLADGEVLQESDLPDDLTDGIGGSPSKNGEAIPSGLTMDELERLAIEGALQRFDGNRTHAADALDISVRTLQRKLASYESQGKPVRMAR encoded by the coding sequence ATGCCTGACCGCACCAACAGCAACGGCAAACACCTTGGGCGAATCCTAATCGTCGAGGACAACGCGGCCGAAAGGCAGGCGCTTCAGAAGCTGCTGCGTGTCCTCGGCCACGAGGTCTTCTCGGCCGAAAGCCCTGACAAAGCCCTCGGCTACGTCGACGAGAACGTCGACGTCGTCCTGAGCGACCTGCACATGGGCGACGTCAGCGGCCTGGACCTGCTCAAGCTGTGGAAGAGTCGACAGGCCGACACACAGTTCATCCTCATCACCGGCCAAAGCTCGGTCAGCACGGCTGTCCAGGCGATCAAGAACGGCGCGTACGACTACATCACCAAACCGATCGATCCCGACGACCTGGAGCTTCGCCTCGCCCGGGCGATCGAAGGCCGACGCAAGGACACCGAGCTCAACCAGCTCCGCGAGCGGCTGGACCACAAGTTCGGCGTCGAGAAGATCGTCGGCGAGAGCGAGCCGATGCGCCGGGTCTTCGAACGCATCCGCCGAGCCGCCGCGGTCGACTCGACGGCACTCGTCCTCGGCGAGAGTGGCACGGGCAAGGAACTCGTCGCCCAGGCACTGCACCACAATTCGCCCCGGAAAAAGGGACCGTTCGTCGCGGTGAACGTCGCGGCTGTCCCGGCGTCGCTGGTGGAGTCGGAACTGTTCGGCCACGTTCGCGGCGCGTTCACCGGTGCGACCGACAAGCGGATGGGCCGGTTCGAGCAGGCCAGCGGCGGGACGCTGTTCATCGACGAGATCGGCGACTTCGAGCTTTCCTTGCAGGCCAAGCTGCTGCGTGTCCTTGAGACGCTCACGCTCACTCCCGTCGGCGGGCACGAAGACAAGAAGGTCGACGTCCGCGTCGTTGCCGCGACCAGCCGGAACCTTCGGGCGATGGTGGCCGACGGAACATTCCGCGAGGACCTCTACTACCGGCTAAACGTCGTCTCAATCCAGCTGCCTGCACTTCGCGATCGGCCGGACGATGTGCCGCTGTTGATCGACGCCTTCGTCAAAGACATTGCCCGCACGCGTGATCTGAACGTCGCCAAGGCCTCGCCGGAGGTGGTTCGGTTCTTTACCAGCTATCACTGGCCCGGGAACGTTCGCGAGCTGCGGAACACGCTCGAGCGGATGATGGTCCTGGCCGACGGCGAGGTGCTGCAGGAGAGCGACCTGCCCGACGACCTCACCGACGGCATCGGCGGCAGCCCGAGCAAAAACGGCGAAGCCATTCCCAGCGGCCTGACGATGGACGAACTCGAACGCCTGGCGATCGAAGGCGCACTTCAACGCTTCGACGGCAACCGCACCCACGCCGCCGACGCGCTCGACATCAGCGTCCGAACACTCCAGCGCAAACTCGCCAGCTACGAAAGCCAGGGCAAGCCCGTGCGGATGGCCCGGTGA
- a CDS encoding NAD+ synthase, with the protein MRFALVQMNPTVGDLAGNAGKIIASIHRAKDAEARVVLLPELALCGYPPKDLLLRGDFLDEQIRQLRRIAAETDGLDVLVGYAERNTAPVGRPLHNAAALLRDGEIVSRHFKTLLPTYDVFDESRYFEPGPNTPDNNVIDACRTGDDCFTLGVTICEDLWNDERLIPRRLYHSNPLGDLKLAGAELIVNLSASPFVAGKHAFRRELFAEQAKKHGVPLLYVNQVGGNDELVFDGNSCAFDANGKLIAHAKAFEDDLLVVDIPKVAASLQTAVEHEEIPDVESIRRALVLGTRDYLHKCGFKKAVIGLSGGIDSAVVAAVATEALGEENVEGVAMPSRYSSGHSVDDARALAENLGIRFHVVPIKPMHDAFDASLGEVFDVTGLTAENLQARIRGATMMAFSNKTGALLLTTGNKSELAVGYCTLYGDMCGGLSVISDVPKTDVYRLARHYNNTAGREVIPENTITKPPSAELAPDQQDSDSLPDYDTLDAILERYIELEEGPDTIVAAGYEREVVEKVVKLVDRSEYKRRQAAPGLKVTSRAFGFGRRMPIAQRFDPLMTTTAKPI; encoded by the coding sequence ATGCGGTTCGCACTGGTCCAGATGAATCCGACGGTCGGTGATCTCGCGGGCAACGCGGGCAAGATCATCGCCTCGATTCATCGCGCAAAGGACGCCGAGGCTCGCGTCGTCCTCCTTCCGGAGCTGGCCCTCTGCGGCTACCCGCCAAAGGATCTGTTGCTGCGTGGCGACTTCCTCGACGAGCAGATCCGGCAGCTTCGCCGCATCGCTGCCGAGACCGATGGCCTCGACGTTCTCGTCGGCTACGCCGAGCGCAACACGGCTCCCGTCGGCCGACCACTGCACAACGCGGCCGCCCTGCTGCGGGACGGCGAGATCGTCAGCCGGCATTTCAAGACGCTCCTGCCGACGTACGACGTTTTCGACGAGAGCCGCTACTTCGAGCCCGGGCCGAACACGCCGGACAACAACGTCATCGACGCCTGTCGCACCGGTGACGACTGTTTCACGCTCGGCGTAACCATCTGCGAAGACCTGTGGAACGACGAGCGACTCATTCCGCGTCGGCTGTATCACAGCAACCCGCTGGGCGATCTGAAGCTCGCCGGGGCGGAGTTGATCGTCAACCTCTCGGCCAGCCCGTTCGTCGCCGGCAAACACGCTTTTCGCCGTGAACTCTTCGCTGAACAGGCCAAGAAGCACGGCGTGCCGCTGCTCTACGTCAACCAGGTCGGCGGAAATGACGAGCTTGTCTTCGACGGCAACTCCTGCGCCTTCGACGCCAACGGGAAATTGATCGCCCACGCGAAGGCGTTCGAAGACGACCTTCTCGTGGTCGACATCCCGAAGGTCGCTGCGAGCTTGCAGACGGCAGTCGAGCATGAAGAGATTCCCGATGTTGAATCGATCCGTCGCGCATTGGTGCTTGGGACACGCGACTACCTCCACAAGTGCGGCTTCAAAAAGGCGGTCATCGGCCTGTCGGGCGGCATCGATTCGGCCGTTGTGGCGGCGGTCGCGACGGAGGCGCTGGGCGAGGAGAACGTCGAGGGCGTCGCGATGCCCAGCCGCTACAGCTCGGGCCACAGCGTCGACGACGCCCGCGCTTTGGCCGAGAACCTCGGCATTCGCTTTCACGTCGTTCCGATCAAGCCGATGCACGACGCCTTCGACGCCTCGCTCGGCGAGGTCTTCGACGTCACGGGCTTGACTGCCGAGAACCTTCAGGCCCGCATCCGCGGCGCGACGATGATGGCCTTCAGCAACAAGACGGGCGCTCTGCTCCTGACGACCGGCAATAAGAGCGAGCTCGCCGTCGGCTACTGCACGCTCTACGGCGATATGTGCGGCGGGCTGTCCGTCATCAGCGACGTGCCCAAGACCGACGTCTACCGCCTCGCCCGGCACTACAACAACACCGCAGGACGCGAGGTCATCCCCGAGAACACAATCACCAAGCCGCCGTCGGCCGAACTCGCACCCGACCAGCAGGACAGCGATTCGCTGCCGGACTACGACACGCTCGACGCGATTCTGGAGCGCTACATCGAACTTGAGGAAGGCCCTGACACCATCGTCGCCGCCGGGTACGAGCGGGAAGTAGTGGAAAAGGTCGTGAAGCTCGTAGACCGCAGCGAGTACAAGCGCCGCCAGGCCGCCCCGGGATTGAAGGTGACGAGCCGTGCCTTCGGCTTCGGCCGACGCATGCCGATCGCCCAGCGGTTCGACCCGCTCATGACGACGACCGCGAAGCCGATCTGA
- a CDS encoding ATP-binding protein, whose amino-acid sequence MLRWLSRLRLSLATKCQLLFGTAAGVIILAALAVAWQRIGQLTEAQNRIAADVLADQTLATHIESGDIDPARTLELDGARVRAPRIVAADAIDRLTPFEQAALRVFRERADRRAFREDALLPDADGQPGQFSGTRTAIALHAQASCLSCHAGPDAVAPIVVPFEGGDETEPQLMGVMSIELASQTSTRELLLNRSFLITAAITSAGAATLTLYLILTRLILTPVRVLQDVAERVRGGDLNVRAEVASGDEFETLARTVNEMVANLQTRNTQLARANRSLDKRLGDLAEANVALDESNRIKSEFLANVSHELRTPLNSILGFADLVSSAGGTDKVDRYAGNIKKSGQALLELINDLLDLAKIEAGKMEVRTTNLSLADVFEALGVLMAPIANRRQVRIVSEVGPRVPIMETDGGKLQQILYNLLSNAIKFSDTGGRVDLVARRELDDDGESGDYVRITVTDQGPGIAEESQEAIFEKFKQLDASATREHGGTGLGLAISRELADLLRGELSVSSTPGQGATFIFRLPVAFSDAPASAAASANGR is encoded by the coding sequence ATGCTGCGATGGCTCAGCCGACTACGCCTCTCGCTGGCCACGAAGTGCCAGCTGCTCTTCGGCACGGCCGCGGGTGTCATCATTCTCGCGGCACTGGCCGTGGCTTGGCAGCGAATTGGTCAGCTGACGGAGGCCCAGAACCGCATCGCCGCCGACGTCCTCGCCGATCAGACGCTCGCCACACACATCGAAAGCGGCGACATCGACCCTGCCCGGACGCTCGAGCTCGACGGGGCCCGTGTCCGCGCTCCACGCATCGTCGCCGCCGACGCGATTGACCGTCTGACGCCTTTCGAGCAGGCGGCGCTGCGTGTCTTCCGCGAGAGAGCAGACCGCCGCGCCTTTCGCGAGGACGCCTTGCTCCCCGACGCCGACGGCCAACCGGGCCAGTTCTCGGGAACGCGGACGGCCATCGCCCTGCATGCCCAAGCGTCGTGCCTCTCGTGCCACGCCGGACCCGATGCCGTCGCACCGATCGTGGTGCCGTTCGAGGGGGGCGACGAGACCGAGCCGCAGCTCATGGGTGTCATGAGCATCGAGCTGGCTTCGCAGACGAGCACGCGGGAGCTGCTGCTCAACCGCAGCTTCCTCATCACCGCCGCCATCACCTCGGCCGGGGCGGCGACGCTGACGCTGTACCTCATCTTGACTCGGCTCATCCTGACGCCCGTCCGCGTGCTGCAGGACGTCGCCGAGCGGGTTCGCGGAGGCGATCTGAACGTCCGGGCCGAGGTCGCCAGCGGCGACGAGTTCGAGACGCTGGCCCGCACCGTCAACGAGATGGTTGCCAACCTTCAGACACGCAACACCCAGCTCGCCCGGGCCAACCGCAGCCTTGACAAGCGCCTGGGCGACCTGGCCGAGGCGAACGTGGCACTCGACGAGAGCAACCGGATCAAGAGCGAGTTCCTGGCCAACGTCAGCCACGAACTGCGGACGCCGCTCAACAGCATTCTCGGCTTCGCCGACCTCGTCAGCAGTGCCGGCGGGACGGACAAGGTCGACCGCTACGCCGGCAACATCAAAAAGAGCGGGCAGGCGCTCCTCGAGCTCATCAACGACCTGCTCGACCTCGCCAAGATCGAGGCGGGCAAGATGGAGGTCCGCACGACGAACCTGAGCCTCGCCGACGTGTTCGAGGCACTCGGCGTCCTGATGGCGCCGATTGCCAATCGGCGTCAGGTGCGGATCGTCAGCGAGGTCGGGCCGCGCGTGCCGATCATGGAGACCGACGGCGGAAAGCTGCAGCAGATCCTCTACAACCTCCTCTCGAACGCCATCAAGTTCTCCGACACGGGCGGCCGGGTCGACCTGGTCGCGCGACGCGAACTCGACGACGACGGCGAGTCAGGCGACTACGTCCGCATCACCGTCACCGACCAAGGCCCGGGCATTGCCGAGGAAAGCCAGGAGGCCATCTTCGAGAAGTTCAAACAGCTCGACGCCTCCGCCACACGCGAGCACGGCGGCACGGGTCTGGGTCTCGCGATCAGCCGCGAGCTGGCGGATCTGCTGCGAGGCGAATTGAGTGTCTCCTCGACGCCCGGCCAAGGCGCGACGTTCATCTTCCGCCTGCCGGTCGCTTTTTCCGACGCGCCGGCTTCGGCTGCGGCATCGGCGAACGGACGATGA
- a CDS encoding DNA methyltransferase, which translates to MPGKRPSPPFSRRPKPSTPRTDKPPVSPHVTTLWDYPSQNYGTGRQGDEKYPGVTPSHVVWNLVHRYAPNDALVVDPFCGSGTTLDVCRDLGRQARGFDLAPTQPEIERADARKLPVAAASVDLVFMDPPYGTHIDYSDDPRCIGKLPAHDERYYHAMSDAFGEAARILKPGGVLGVYVADSYVHKGEGKGFWPIGYELFSLLLGGGFEPMDWVAVVRHNKTLEMGNYRKAADEGGFFLRGFNHLLIVRSPMPQPKPARRKKRPAGGR; encoded by the coding sequence TTGCCCGGCAAACGTCCGTCTCCGCCCTTCTCTCGCCGCCCGAAGCCGTCGACGCCTCGCACGGACAAGCCTCCGGTCTCGCCCCACGTCACGACACTTTGGGACTATCCGAGCCAGAACTACGGCACCGGTCGACAAGGCGACGAGAAGTACCCCGGCGTCACCCCGAGCCACGTTGTCTGGAACCTCGTCCACCGCTACGCACCGAACGACGCCCTGGTCGTCGATCCGTTCTGCGGCAGCGGCACGACGCTGGACGTCTGCCGAGACCTTGGCAGGCAAGCACGCGGGTTCGACCTTGCCCCGACGCAGCCCGAGATCGAGCGGGCCGACGCACGCAAGCTGCCCGTCGCGGCGGCCAGCGTCGACCTCGTCTTCATGGACCCGCCCTACGGCACGCACATCGACTACAGCGACGACCCACGCTGCATCGGCAAGCTGCCCGCCCACGACGAGCGGTACTACCACGCCATGAGCGATGCCTTCGGCGAGGCCGCCCGCATCCTGAAGCCGGGCGGCGTGTTGGGCGTGTACGTCGCCGACAGCTACGTCCACAAAGGCGAGGGCAAGGGCTTCTGGCCGATCGGTTACGAGCTGTTCAGCCTGCTCCTCGGCGGCGGATTCGAACCGATGGATTGGGTCGCAGTCGTGCGACACAACAAGACGCTGGAGATGGGCAACTACCGCAAGGCCGCCGACGAGGGCGGGTTTTTCCTGCGTGGGTTCAACCACCTGCTCATCGTCCGTTCGCCGATGCCGCAGCCGAAGCCGGCGCGTCGGAAAAAGCGACCGGCAGGCGGAAGATGA